A single Pan troglodytes isolate AG18354 chromosome X, NHGRI_mPanTro3-v2.0_pri, whole genome shotgun sequence DNA region contains:
- the EOLA2 gene encoding protein EOLA2 isoform X10 encodes MKLGCLSFRQPYAGFVLNGIKTVETRWRPLLSSQRNCTIAVHIAHRNWEGDAWQELLVERLGMTPAQIQALLREGEKFGRGVIAGLVDIGETLQCPEDLTPDEVVELENQAVLTNLKQKYLTVISNPRWLLEPIPRKGGKDVFQNP; translated from the exons ATGAAGCTTGGCTGCCTCTCCTTCCGGCAGCCTTATGCTGGCTTTGTCTTAAATGGAATCAAGACTGTGGAGACGCGCTGGCGTCCTCTGCTGAGCAGCCAGCGGAACTGTACCATCGCTGTCCACATTGCTCACAGGAACTGGGAAGGCGATGCCTGGCAGGAGCTGCTGGTGGAGAGACTCGGGATGACTCCTGCTCAGATTCAGGCCTTACTCAGGGAAGGGGAAAAGTTTGGTCGAGGAGTGATAGCGG GACTCGTTGACATTGGGGAAACTTTGCAATGCCCCGAAGACTTAACTCCCGATGAGGTTGTGGAACTGGAAAATCAAGCTGTACTGACCAACCTGAAGCAGAAGTACCTGACTGTGATTTCAAACCCCAGGTGGTTACTGGAGCCCATACCTAGGAAAGGAGGCAAGGATGTATTCCAG AATCCATAG
- the EOLA2 gene encoding protein EOLA2 isoform X4, with translation MKAEELWTAIICHWPPVSGSKEAKWKSVSSSGRKAGTLCSTRPRGPSVLCVALGLGDLCHSTDHMLSCLCLPLAVPTLLRTAPKTPWDGPESAESQPLPLGLLCSTSVTDGSSRPSRPREARGACEDEAWLPLLPAALCWLCLKWNQDCGDALASSAEQPAELYHRCPHCSQELGRRCLAGAAGGETRDDSCSDSGLTQGRGKVWSRSDSGTR, from the exons ATGAAAGCCGAAGAGTTATGGACCGCTATCATCTGTCACTGGCCACCGGTTTCCGGGA GTAAAGAAGCTAAGTGGAAGAGTGTTTCCTCCTCTGGCCGTAAAGCAGGTACTCTCTGCAGCACCAG GCCGAGGGGGCCCTCTGTCCTCTGTGTTGCCCTAGGGCTCGGTGACCTCTGTCATAGCACTGACCACATGCTATCCTGCCTGTGCCTTCCTCTGGCTGTCCCCACCCTACTCCGGACCGCCCCAAAGACTCCATGGGATGGACCTGAGTCAGCCGAATCCCAGCCCCTTCCCTTGGGCCTGCTGTGCTCGACATCAGTGACAGACGGAAGCAGCAGACCATCAAG GCCACGGGAGGCCCGGGGCGCTTGCGAAGATGAAGCTTGGCTGCCTCTCCTTCCGGCAGCCTTATGCTGGCTTTGTCTTAAATGGAATCAAGACTGTGGAGACGCGCTGGCGTCCTCTGCTGAGCAGCCAGCGGAACTGTACCATCGCTGTCCACATTGCTCACAGGAACTGGGAAGGCGATGCCTGGCAGGAGCTGCTGGTGGAGAGACTCGGGATGACTCCTGCTCAGATTCAGGCCTTACTCAGGGAAGGGGAAAAGTTTGGTCGAGGAGTGATAGCGG GACTCGTTGA
- the EOLA2 gene encoding protein EOLA2 isoform X8, whose protein sequence is MKLGCLSFRQPYAGFVLNGIKTVETRWRPLLSSQRNCTIAVHIAHRNWEGDAWQELLVERLGMTPAQIQALLREGEKFGRGVIAGLVDIGETLQCPEDLTPDEVVELENQAVLTNLKQKYLTVISNPRWLLEPIPRKGGKDVFQVDIPEHLIPLGHEV, encoded by the exons ATGAAGCTTGGCTGCCTCTCCTTCCGGCAGCCTTATGCTGGCTTTGTCTTAAATGGAATCAAGACTGTGGAGACGCGCTGGCGTCCTCTGCTGAGCAGCCAGCGGAACTGTACCATCGCTGTCCACATTGCTCACAGGAACTGGGAAGGCGATGCCTGGCAGGAGCTGCTGGTGGAGAGACTCGGGATGACTCCTGCTCAGATTCAGGCCTTACTCAGGGAAGGGGAAAAGTTTGGTCGAGGAGTGATAGCGG GACTCGTTGACATTGGGGAAACTTTGCAATGCCCCGAAGACTTAACTCCCGATGAGGTTGTGGAACTGGAAAATCAAGCTGTACTGACCAACCTGAAGCAGAAGTACCTGACTGTGATTTCAAACCCCAGGTGGTTACTGGAGCCCATACCTAGGAAAGGAGGCAAGGATGTATTCCAGGTAGACATCCCAGAGCACCTGATCCCTTTGGGGCATGAAGTGTGA
- the EOLA2 gene encoding protein EOLA2 isoform X7, protein MLSCLCLPLAVPTLLRTAPKTPWDGPESAESQPLPLGLLCSTSVTDGSSRPSRNWEGDAWQELLVERLGMTPAQIQALLREGEKFGRGVIAGLVDIGETLQCPEDLTPDEVVELENQAVLTNLKQKYLTVISNPRWLLEPIPRKGGKDVFQVDIPEHLIPLGHEV, encoded by the exons ATGCTATCCTGCCTGTGCCTTCCTCTGGCTGTCCCCACCCTACTCCGGACCGCCCCAAAGACTCCATGGGATGGACCTGAGTCAGCCGAATCCCAGCCCCTTCCCTTGGGCCTGCTGTGCTCGACATCAGTGACAGACGGAAGCAGCAGACCATCAAG GAACTGGGAAGGCGATGCCTGGCAGGAGCTGCTGGTGGAGAGACTCGGGATGACTCCTGCTCAGATTCAGGCCTTACTCAGGGAAGGGGAAAAGTTTGGTCGAGGAGTGATAGCGG GACTCGTTGACATTGGGGAAACTTTGCAATGCCCCGAAGACTTAACTCCCGATGAGGTTGTGGAACTGGAAAATCAAGCTGTACTGACCAACCTGAAGCAGAAGTACCTGACTGTGATTTCAAACCCCAGGTGGTTACTGGAGCCCATACCTAGGAAAGGAGGCAAGGATGTATTCCAGGTAGACATCCCAGAGCACCTGATCCCTTTGGGGCATGAAGTGTGA
- the EOLA2 gene encoding protein EOLA2 isoform X5 translates to MKAEELWTAIICHWPPVSGSKEAKWKSVSSSGRKAGHGRPGALAKMKLGCLSFRQPYAGFVLNGIKTVETRWRPLLSSQRNCTIAVHIAHRNWEGDAWQELLVERLGMTPAQIQALLREGEKFGRGVIAGLVDIGETLQCPEDLTPDEVVELENQAVLTNLKQKYLTVISNPRWLLEPIPRKGGKDVFQVDIPEHLIPLGHEV, encoded by the exons ATGAAAGCCGAAGAGTTATGGACCGCTATCATCTGTCACTGGCCACCGGTTTCCGGGA GTAAAGAAGCTAAGTGGAAGAGTGTTTCCTCCTCTGGCCGTAAAGCAG GCCACGGGAGGCCCGGGGCGCTTGCGAAGATGAAGCTTGGCTGCCTCTCCTTCCGGCAGCCTTATGCTGGCTTTGTCTTAAATGGAATCAAGACTGTGGAGACGCGCTGGCGTCCTCTGCTGAGCAGCCAGCGGAACTGTACCATCGCTGTCCACATTGCTCACAGGAACTGGGAAGGCGATGCCTGGCAGGAGCTGCTGGTGGAGAGACTCGGGATGACTCCTGCTCAGATTCAGGCCTTACTCAGGGAAGGGGAAAAGTTTGGTCGAGGAGTGATAGCGG GACTCGTTGACATTGGGGAAACTTTGCAATGCCCCGAAGACTTAACTCCCGATGAGGTTGTGGAACTGGAAAATCAAGCTGTACTGACCAACCTGAAGCAGAAGTACCTGACTGTGATTTCAAACCCCAGGTGGTTACTGGAGCCCATACCTAGGAAAGGAGGCAAGGATGTATTCCAGGTAGACATCCCAGAGCACCTGATCCCTTTGGGGCATGAAGTGTGA
- the EOLA2 gene encoding protein EOLA2 isoform X1: MKAEELWTAIICHWPPVSGSKEAKWKSVSSSGRKAGTLCSTRPRGPSVLCVALGLGDLCHSTDHMLSCLCLPLAVPTLLRTAPKTPWDGPESAESQPLPLGLLCSTSVTDGSSRPSRNWEGDAWQELLVERLGMTPAQIQALLREGEKFGRGVIAGLVDIGETLQCPEDLTPDEVVELENQAVLTNLKQKYLTVISNPRWLLEPIPRKGGKDVFQVDIPEHLIPLGHEV, from the exons ATGAAAGCCGAAGAGTTATGGACCGCTATCATCTGTCACTGGCCACCGGTTTCCGGGA GTAAAGAAGCTAAGTGGAAGAGTGTTTCCTCCTCTGGCCGTAAAGCAGGTACTCTCTGCAGCACCAG GCCGAGGGGGCCCTCTGTCCTCTGTGTTGCCCTAGGGCTCGGTGACCTCTGTCATAGCACTGACCACATGCTATCCTGCCTGTGCCTTCCTCTGGCTGTCCCCACCCTACTCCGGACCGCCCCAAAGACTCCATGGGATGGACCTGAGTCAGCCGAATCCCAGCCCCTTCCCTTGGGCCTGCTGTGCTCGACATCAGTGACAGACGGAAGCAGCAGACCATCAAG GAACTGGGAAGGCGATGCCTGGCAGGAGCTGCTGGTGGAGAGACTCGGGATGACTCCTGCTCAGATTCAGGCCTTACTCAGGGAAGGGGAAAAGTTTGGTCGAGGAGTGATAGCGG GACTCGTTGACATTGGGGAAACTTTGCAATGCCCCGAAGACTTAACTCCCGATGAGGTTGTGGAACTGGAAAATCAAGCTGTACTGACCAACCTGAAGCAGAAGTACCTGACTGTGATTTCAAACCCCAGGTGGTTACTGGAGCCCATACCTAGGAAAGGAGGCAAGGATGTATTCCAGGTAGACATCCCAGAGCACCTGATCCCTTTGGGGCATGAAGTGTGA
- the EOLA2 gene encoding protein EOLA2 isoform X6, which produces MKAEELWTAIICHWPPVSGSKEAKWKSVSSSGRKAAVPTLLRTAPKTPWDGPESAESQPLPLGLLCSTSVTDGSSRPSRNWEGDAWQELLVERLGMTPAQIQALLREGEKFGRGVIAGLVDIGETLQCPEDLTPDEVVELENQAVLTNLKQKYLTVISNPRWLLEPIPRKGGKDVFQVDIPEHLIPLGHEV; this is translated from the exons ATGAAAGCCGAAGAGTTATGGACCGCTATCATCTGTCACTGGCCACCGGTTTCCGGGA GTAAAGAAGCTAAGTGGAAGAGTGTTTCCTCCTCTGGCCGTAAAGCAG CTGTCCCCACCCTACTCCGGACCGCCCCAAAGACTCCATGGGATGGACCTGAGTCAGCCGAATCCCAGCCCCTTCCCTTGGGCCTGCTGTGCTCGACATCAGTGACAGACGGAAGCAGCAGACCATCAAG GAACTGGGAAGGCGATGCCTGGCAGGAGCTGCTGGTGGAGAGACTCGGGATGACTCCTGCTCAGATTCAGGCCTTACTCAGGGAAGGGGAAAAGTTTGGTCGAGGAGTGATAGCGG GACTCGTTGACATTGGGGAAACTTTGCAATGCCCCGAAGACTTAACTCCCGATGAGGTTGTGGAACTGGAAAATCAAGCTGTACTGACCAACCTGAAGCAGAAGTACCTGACTGTGATTTCAAACCCCAGGTGGTTACTGGAGCCCATACCTAGGAAAGGAGGCAAGGATGTATTCCAGGTAGACATCCCAGAGCACCTGATCCCTTTGGGGCATGAAGTGTGA
- the EOLA2 gene encoding protein EOLA2 isoform X3, with protein MKAEELWTAIICHWPPVSGSKEAKWKSVSSSGRKAGTLCSTRPRGPSVLCVALGLGDLCHSTDHMLSCLCLPLAVPTLLRTAPKTPWDGPESAESQPLPLGLLCSTSVTDGSSRPSRNWEGDAWQELLVERLGMTPAQIQALLREGEKFGRGVIAGLVDIGETLQCPEDLTPDEVVELENQAVLTNLKQKYLTVISNPRWLLEPIPRKGGKDVFQNP; from the exons ATGAAAGCCGAAGAGTTATGGACCGCTATCATCTGTCACTGGCCACCGGTTTCCGGGA GTAAAGAAGCTAAGTGGAAGAGTGTTTCCTCCTCTGGCCGTAAAGCAGGTACTCTCTGCAGCACCAG GCCGAGGGGGCCCTCTGTCCTCTGTGTTGCCCTAGGGCTCGGTGACCTCTGTCATAGCACTGACCACATGCTATCCTGCCTGTGCCTTCCTCTGGCTGTCCCCACCCTACTCCGGACCGCCCCAAAGACTCCATGGGATGGACCTGAGTCAGCCGAATCCCAGCCCCTTCCCTTGGGCCTGCTGTGCTCGACATCAGTGACAGACGGAAGCAGCAGACCATCAAG GAACTGGGAAGGCGATGCCTGGCAGGAGCTGCTGGTGGAGAGACTCGGGATGACTCCTGCTCAGATTCAGGCCTTACTCAGGGAAGGGGAAAAGTTTGGTCGAGGAGTGATAGCGG GACTCGTTGACATTGGGGAAACTTTGCAATGCCCCGAAGACTTAACTCCCGATGAGGTTGTGGAACTGGAAAATCAAGCTGTACTGACCAACCTGAAGCAGAAGTACCTGACTGTGATTTCAAACCCCAGGTGGTTACTGGAGCCCATACCTAGGAAAGGAGGCAAGGATGTATTCCAG AATCCATAG
- the LOC104004022 gene encoding heat shock transcription factor, X-linked member 3: MASQNTEQEYEAKLAPSVGGEPTSGGPSGSSPDPNPDSSEVLDRHEDQAMSQDPGSQDNSPPEDRNQRVVNVEDNHNLFRLFFPRKLWTIVEEDTFKSVSWNDDGDAVIIDKDLFQREVLQRRGAERIFKTDSLTSFIRQLNLYGFCKTRPSNSPGNKKMMIYCNSNFQRDKPRLLENIQRKDARRNTAQQATRVPTTKRKNLVATRRSLRIYHINARKAAIKMCQQGAPSVQGPSGTQSFRRSGMWSKKSATRHPLGNGPPQEPNGPSWEGTSGNVTFTSSATTWMEGTGIPSSLVYSDNGSEMSLYNICYYALLASLSVMSPNEPSDDEEE; this comes from the exons ATGGCGAGTCAGAACACTGAACAGGAATATGAAGCCAAGCTGGCCCCATCTGTTGGTGGAGAGCCAACAAGCGGGGGCCCATCTGGTTCTTCACCTGATCCAAATCCAGATTCCAGCGAGGTTTTGGACAGGCACGAGGACCAAgccatgagccaagatccagGCTCCCAAGATAACTCACCACCAGAAGACCGAAACCAACGCGTGGTCAACGTGGAAGACAACCACAACCTTTTTAGGCTCTTCTTCCCAAGAAAGCTTTGGACGATTGTGGAGGAAGACACATTCAAGTCTGTGAGCTGGAACGATGATGGAGACGCCGTGATCATCGACAAGGATCTCTTCCAGAGGGAGGTTCTTCAACGGAGAGGTGCAGAGAGGATCTTCAAAACAGACAGCTTGACGAGTTTCATTCGCCAGCTGAACCTCTATGGATTCTGCAAAACACGCCCAAGCAACTCTCCAGGAAACAAGAAAATGATG aTCTACTGCAACTCCAATTTTCAGAGAGACAAGCCCAGGCTCCTGGAGAATATCCAGAGAAAGGATGCCCGCAGAAACACCGCTCAGCAAGCGACCCGTGTCCCAACTACAAAGAGAAAGAATCTGGTAGCTACAAGACGCTCCCTACGTATCTATCACATCAATGCCAGGAAAGCAGCAATCAAAATGTGTCAGCAGGGAGCCCCCAGTGTTCAGGGGCCCAGTGGCACCCAGTCCTTCAGGCGCTCTGGCATGTGGTCCAAGAAGAGTGCCACTAGGCATCCCCTGGGAAATGGGCCCCCTCAGGAACCAAATGGCCCAAGTTGGGAGGGCACCTCTGGGAATGTCACATTTACATCTTCGGCTACTACCTGGATGGAAGGCACAGGGATTCCTAGTAGTCTGGTTTACTCAGATAATGGTAGTGAAATGTCTTTGTACAATATCTGTTACTACGCTCTGTTGGCCTCCCTCTCAGTCATGTCTCCAAATGAGCCCTCTGACGATGAGGAGGAGTAG
- the EOLA2 gene encoding protein EOLA2 isoform X9: protein MKLGCLSFRQPYAGFVLNGIKTVETRWRPLLSSQRNCTIAVHIAHRNWEGDAWQELLVERLGMTPAQIQALLREGEKFGRGVIAGLVDIGETLQCPEDLTPDEVVELENQAVLTNLKQKYLTVISNPRWLLEPIPRKGGKDVFQQSF, encoded by the exons ATGAAGCTTGGCTGCCTCTCCTTCCGGCAGCCTTATGCTGGCTTTGTCTTAAATGGAATCAAGACTGTGGAGACGCGCTGGCGTCCTCTGCTGAGCAGCCAGCGGAACTGTACCATCGCTGTCCACATTGCTCACAGGAACTGGGAAGGCGATGCCTGGCAGGAGCTGCTGGTGGAGAGACTCGGGATGACTCCTGCTCAGATTCAGGCCTTACTCAGGGAAGGGGAAAAGTTTGGTCGAGGAGTGATAGCGG GACTCGTTGACATTGGGGAAACTTTGCAATGCCCCGAAGACTTAACTCCCGATGAGGTTGTGGAACTGGAAAATCAAGCTGTACTGACCAACCTGAAGCAGAAGTACCTGACTGTGATTTCAAACCCCAGGTGGTTACTGGAGCCCATACCTAGGAAAGGAGGCAAGGATGTATTCCAG CAAAGTTTCTAG
- the EOLA2 gene encoding protein EOLA2 isoform X2 yields the protein MKAEELWTAIICHWPPVSGSKEAKWKSVSSSGRKAGTLCSTRPRGPSVLCVALGLGDLCHSTDHMLSCLCLPLAVPTLLRTAPKTPWDGPESAESQPLPLGLLCSTSVTDGSSRPSRNWEGDAWQELLVERLGMTPAQIQALLREGEKFGRGVIAGLVDIGETLQCPEDLTPDEVVELENQAVLTNLKQKYLTVISNPRWLLEPIPRKGGKDVFQQSF from the exons ATGAAAGCCGAAGAGTTATGGACCGCTATCATCTGTCACTGGCCACCGGTTTCCGGGA GTAAAGAAGCTAAGTGGAAGAGTGTTTCCTCCTCTGGCCGTAAAGCAGGTACTCTCTGCAGCACCAG GCCGAGGGGGCCCTCTGTCCTCTGTGTTGCCCTAGGGCTCGGTGACCTCTGTCATAGCACTGACCACATGCTATCCTGCCTGTGCCTTCCTCTGGCTGTCCCCACCCTACTCCGGACCGCCCCAAAGACTCCATGGGATGGACCTGAGTCAGCCGAATCCCAGCCCCTTCCCTTGGGCCTGCTGTGCTCGACATCAGTGACAGACGGAAGCAGCAGACCATCAAG GAACTGGGAAGGCGATGCCTGGCAGGAGCTGCTGGTGGAGAGACTCGGGATGACTCCTGCTCAGATTCAGGCCTTACTCAGGGAAGGGGAAAAGTTTGGTCGAGGAGTGATAGCGG GACTCGTTGACATTGGGGAAACTTTGCAATGCCCCGAAGACTTAACTCCCGATGAGGTTGTGGAACTGGAAAATCAAGCTGTACTGACCAACCTGAAGCAGAAGTACCTGACTGTGATTTCAAACCCCAGGTGGTTACTGGAGCCCATACCTAGGAAAGGAGGCAAGGATGTATTCCAG CAAAGTTTCTAG